Genomic segment of Osmia bicornis bicornis chromosome 2, iOsmBic2.1, whole genome shotgun sequence:
TTGGAATTCCCATTTTATCATGACATCTCAAACAATACAACTCATTCTAAAAacataattgtttttaaaaattatgtttcaacataatattacttttttttacattcCAACATAAGCTACAACAATTGATACCATTTCATTGGCAGCATATCCTGGTCTAGAATTAACTTCTCTAGCATCAGAATTAAGTTCTGTACCGCAAGCTGTACAATTGAAGTGGTACGGATGATAAAGCTCCCCTCGAAAACGTAGAGGTTTGTCGTCAATTACTCCGCTAGAAATTACATAATATCACATAATTCTTATACAATATCTAAATAACATAAAAAGTTCatcaaaatttctttcataCTGGCACTGATGACAAATATATTTTCCAAGTGCTCCTGCTTTAACACGTGCATTACATGTGTGGCATAAAGCTCTGCCTTGACACTTAATAAATCCTGCATCAGCTAATTCACCACTGCATTCTTCGCAACGGAAACACGCTGGATGCCAGTTAGCATTCATTGCTTTTATTACACGGCCAATAACAAATTCCCCTGTAcataaaaaattgtaacatATACCATGATTCTGAAATACTGAAACCATTTACACAAACAACTTACTAACCGCATTTTTCACAACAGGGTGCAAACAAGACATGAAAATCATGTTCGCAATATTTATATCCTTCGAACTCATAAAATATTCCATCTGGGAATGGACGAAAACATTGTGCACATCtaaaaaaagtagaaattaaaaatatttaattctgAGATCAGTATTTCATAActgtttataattataaggATGTCCTTACACAAAACACTGAGGATGCCATAATTCTCCATGtgaattaacaattttttcatGAGGTACAAAACCTTCTCTGCATCGAGAACAAAACATATGATCCAAAGACATCTCTGTAACACTTTGGTAAATATC
This window contains:
- the LOC114877786 gene encoding LIM and senescent cell antigen-like-containing domain protein 1 isoform X3, which produces MSLDHMFCSRCREGFVPHEKIVNSHGELWHPQCFVCAQCFRPFPDGIFYEFEGYKYCEHDFHVLFAPCCEKCGEFVIGRVIKAMNANWHPACFRCEECSGELADAGFIKCQGRALCHTCNARVKAGALGKYICHQCHGVIDDKPLRFRGELYHPYHFNCTACGTELNSDAREVNSRPGYAANEMNELYCLRCHDKMGIPICGACRRPIEERVVTALGKHWHVEHFVCAKCEKPFLGHRHYEKKGLAYCETHYHQLFGNLCFVCNQVISGDVFTALNKAWCVHHFACAFCDQKMNQKTKFFEFDLKPACKKCYDKFPQELKKRMRRMYDLNPKRIPA
- the LOC114877786 gene encoding LIM and senescent cell antigen-like-containing domain protein 1 isoform X2; protein product: MPGVTEMSLDHMFCSRCREGFVPHEKIVNSHGELWHPQCFVCAQCFRPFPDGIFYEFEGYKYCEHDFHVLFAPCCEKCGEFVIGRVIKAMNANWHPACFRCEECSGELADAGFIKCQGRALCHTCNARVKAGALGKYICHQCHGVIDDKPLRFRGELYHPYHFNCTACGTELNSDAREVNSRPGYAANEMNELYCLRCHDKMGIPICGACRRPIEERVVTALGKHWHVEHFVCAKCEKPFLGHRHYEKKGLAYCETHYHQLFGNLCFVCNQVISGDVFTALNKAWCVHHFACAFCDQKMNQKTKFFEFDLKPACKKCYDKFPQELKKRMRRMYDLNPKRIPA
- the LOC114877786 gene encoding LIM and senescent cell antigen-like-containing domain protein 1 isoform X1, which encodes MQHIFVTEMSLDHMFCSRCREGFVPHEKIVNSHGELWHPQCFVCAQCFRPFPDGIFYEFEGYKYCEHDFHVLFAPCCEKCGEFVIGRVIKAMNANWHPACFRCEECSGELADAGFIKCQGRALCHTCNARVKAGALGKYICHQCHGVIDDKPLRFRGELYHPYHFNCTACGTELNSDAREVNSRPGYAANEMNELYCLRCHDKMGIPICGACRRPIEERVVTALGKHWHVEHFVCAKCEKPFLGHRHYEKKGLAYCETHYHQLFGNLCFVCNQVISGDVFTALNKAWCVHHFACAFCDQKMNQKTKFFEFDLKPACKKCYDKFPQELKKRMRRMYDLNPKRIPA